A single window of Streptomyces griseoviridis DNA harbors:
- a CDS encoding ATP-binding protein: MTSQTRAPRTTATRSAAPLHPQDLTSTVHGWNALAREDPPSPPPLPAAPPKEVAEDDPRVRYHGRLGLVETPDISKGLLTARRLLRLNGERRHPCPHVAIDSDCRGTGKRTLLHHIGLGFQGRLEKLHGIDDTVIPVVCLNTPPAPGTPADWSAVMATFLGWDLYRHNAEGQLVPRMKDFTGPALHMLRTSRTRLCLIDGIDRLRAEDLQPTFDFFDYLTDELSLTIFWSGIGSSDILREARTARIPALRRTGQNTAALRPRAVPTLWVNRLPPRSAKHPDEWVSALATFDGKLRLIQHVPGTLLKYQKVLYRITDGLMEHLAPLIGMAGQLAILDHSEALTPDVLRDAAAYLDLPAGDDIDSLWASDPEPEVTDAPTTTTDRTV; this comes from the coding sequence ATGACGAGCCAGACCCGCGCACCACGCACCACTGCCACCCGCTCGGCGGCGCCGCTGCACCCACAGGACCTCACCAGCACCGTGCACGGCTGGAACGCGCTGGCGCGCGAGGATCCCCCCTCTCCCCCGCCGCTGCCCGCCGCGCCGCCCAAGGAGGTCGCCGAGGACGATCCGCGGGTGCGCTACCACGGTCGGCTAGGGCTGGTGGAGACCCCCGACATCAGCAAGGGCCTGCTCACCGCGCGCCGCCTGCTGCGTCTCAACGGTGAACGCCGCCACCCCTGCCCCCACGTCGCCATCGACAGCGACTGCCGCGGCACCGGCAAGCGGACCCTGCTGCACCACATCGGCCTGGGCTTTCAGGGCCGACTGGAGAAGCTGCACGGCATCGACGACACCGTCATCCCCGTGGTCTGCCTCAACACCCCGCCCGCCCCCGGCACTCCGGCCGACTGGTCCGCCGTCATGGCCACCTTCCTGGGATGGGACCTGTACCGCCACAACGCCGAAGGTCAGCTTGTCCCGCGTATGAAGGACTTCACCGGGCCCGCGCTGCACATGCTGCGCACCAGCCGTACCCGCCTGTGCCTGATCGACGGCATCGACCGGCTGCGCGCCGAAGACCTGCAGCCGACGTTCGACTTCTTCGACTACCTCACTGACGAACTGTCGCTGACCATCTTCTGGAGCGGCATCGGCTCCAGCGACATCCTGCGCGAGGCCCGCACCGCCCGGATCCCCGCCCTGCGCCGGACCGGCCAGAACACCGCCGCGCTGCGGCCCCGCGCGGTGCCCACCCTGTGGGTCAACCGGCTTCCGCCGCGCAGCGCGAAGCACCCCGACGAGTGGGTCAGCGCACTCGCCACCTTCGACGGCAAACTGCGGCTGATCCAGCACGTGCCGGGCACTCTGCTGAAATACCAGAAAGTGCTGTACCGCATCACCGACGGGCTCATGGAGCACCTCGCCCCGCTGATCGGCATGGCCGGCCAGCTCGCGATCCTCGACCACAGTGAAGCCCTCACCCCCGATGTGCTGCGGGACGCCGCCGCCTACCTCGACCTGCCCGCCGGCGACGACATCGACAGTCTCTGGGCAAGCGATCCCGAGCCGGAGGTCACGGACGCCCCCACCACTACAACGGACCGTACGGTGTGA
- a CDS encoding DDE-type integrase/transposase/recombinase, translating into MNGHRLEPPPLWDSLALGDTVRYRGNTWNVIAFCGPHVYLERPGQVAADPLVIVQRALTAAPDFAVVSRPAKRTVLPMRVGELQGLPRALRKEAQRWERHVQEVLHEQAPWIAADTPPAAAFDPHLRTLEQRCQAKADQLTALGHQVSAATVKRKCAAWRAGGLMALVDKRSLRGASLTGHLDAKVIDLVWEVLDDERETGRSPGTLSRLIDDVKRLIAARYAKDGKLPKEWRCSQATWYRLLAGLGITAENAHAVAAARSADSAHTASWYTGRPATLARWPGELVQIDTTGLDVLVMGDDGRVISVELTIAIDVATRSIIGALIVPKRHRRGDGKGRWIAGRATRSFDTVQVLGQALAPLPARPGWGPETLMEGSALPYEELLAADERFAGSAARPVIKPHTVVIDHGSPYISEDFTRACLSLGIQVRKARLRTAIDKAIVERAMRAIKFGFSQYLASYTHHRLDLRGKKVRKQLVWTIPQLQDLFEQWVVLHWQQMPHGGLRSPFHPGVKVSPNAMYAALVGMRGYRRISLTESQTRKLLPAWYVRVTRKGFQLNNRTYNLERGGLDAFRGPSDLAWLKGRWEVHCSPNNPEFAWLFDHQAEARGEDPWVEVPFIHRRLLLDRWTEEAWEEAVRIHQARGGSIRDEVAITRVLAELQRTMAAGPQEPQPGLTTPAAAPARPAPPRPRALASSVEATAELPPLDIESVRPFRSLDRPARDLFDTPEPVRGGAQSLEDFLASLPQTPHPDSGTLPPDDLPPPPGERS; encoded by the coding sequence GTGAACGGGCACCGCCTGGAGCCGCCCCCGCTGTGGGACAGCCTCGCCCTGGGGGACACGGTGCGCTATCGCGGCAACACCTGGAACGTCATCGCGTTCTGCGGGCCCCATGTGTATCTGGAACGGCCCGGGCAGGTGGCGGCGGATCCTCTGGTCATCGTGCAGCGGGCGCTGACGGCGGCGCCGGACTTCGCCGTCGTCAGCCGGCCGGCCAAGCGGACCGTGCTGCCGATGCGAGTCGGTGAACTGCAGGGCCTGCCGCGGGCGTTACGCAAGGAGGCGCAGCGGTGGGAGCGGCACGTCCAAGAGGTCCTGCACGAACAGGCGCCCTGGATTGCCGCCGACACCCCGCCCGCGGCCGCGTTCGACCCCCACCTGCGCACCCTCGAGCAGCGCTGTCAGGCCAAGGCGGACCAGCTCACCGCGCTCGGCCACCAGGTGTCGGCCGCCACCGTAAAACGCAAGTGCGCCGCGTGGCGGGCGGGCGGCCTGATGGCACTGGTCGACAAGCGCAGCCTGCGCGGCGCGTCCCTCACCGGGCACCTCGACGCGAAGGTGATCGACCTGGTGTGGGAGGTCTTGGACGACGAGCGGGAAACGGGCCGCTCGCCGGGCACGCTGTCGCGTCTGATCGACGACGTGAAGCGCCTGATCGCCGCCCGCTACGCGAAAGACGGCAAGCTCCCCAAGGAGTGGCGCTGCAGCCAGGCCACCTGGTACCGGCTGCTGGCCGGCCTTGGCATCACCGCCGAGAACGCGCATGCGGTGGCAGCGGCCCGGTCCGCCGACAGCGCCCACACCGCCAGCTGGTACACCGGGCGTCCGGCGACCCTCGCGCGCTGGCCCGGTGAGCTCGTCCAGATCGACACCACCGGGCTGGATGTCCTGGTGATGGGCGATGACGGGCGGGTGATCTCGGTGGAGTTGACCATCGCCATCGATGTCGCCACCCGCAGCATCATCGGCGCGCTCATCGTGCCCAAACGCCACCGCCGCGGCGACGGCAAAGGCCGGTGGATCGCCGGGCGGGCCACCCGGTCCTTCGACACGGTGCAGGTGCTCGGACAGGCGCTGGCACCGCTGCCGGCCCGGCCGGGCTGGGGCCCCGAGACCCTCATGGAGGGATCCGCCCTGCCCTACGAAGAACTCCTGGCCGCCGACGAGCGGTTCGCCGGCTCCGCCGCCCGCCCCGTCATCAAGCCGCACACCGTGGTCATCGACCATGGATCGCCCTACATCTCCGAGGACTTCACCCGGGCCTGCCTGTCGCTGGGCATCCAGGTACGCAAGGCCCGGCTGCGCACCGCGATCGACAAGGCCATCGTGGAACGGGCCATGCGGGCCATCAAATTCGGGTTCAGCCAGTACCTCGCCTCCTACACCCATCACCGTCTGGACCTGCGCGGAAAGAAGGTCCGCAAGCAGCTGGTGTGGACGATTCCCCAGCTGCAGGACCTGTTCGAGCAGTGGGTCGTGCTGCACTGGCAGCAGATGCCGCACGGCGGACTGCGCAGCCCCTTCCATCCCGGGGTGAAGGTCTCCCCCAACGCCATGTACGCCGCCCTGGTGGGCATGCGAGGCTACCGGCGCATCAGCCTGACCGAGAGCCAGACACGCAAACTGCTGCCCGCCTGGTACGTGCGCGTCACCCGCAAAGGCTTTCAGCTCAACAACCGCACCTACAACCTGGAGCGGGGCGGCCTGGACGCCTTCCGCGGCCCGTCCGATCTGGCCTGGCTCAAGGGCCGCTGGGAGGTGCACTGCTCCCCCAACAACCCCGAATTCGCCTGGTTGTTCGACCATCAGGCCGAGGCGCGCGGGGAGGACCCGTGGGTGGAGGTTCCCTTCATCCACCGCCGGCTGCTGCTCGACCGGTGGACGGAGGAAGCCTGGGAGGAAGCCGTACGCATCCACCAGGCCCGGGGCGGCAGCATCCGGGACGAGGTGGCTATCACGCGGGTCCTGGCCGAGCTGCAGCGCACCATGGCCGCCGGGCCGCAGGAGCCGCAGCCCGGCCTCACCACCCCCGCGGCCGCGCCGGCCCGGCCGGCCCCGCCGCGGCCACGTGCGCTTGCGTCCTCGGTCGAAGCCACCGCTGAACTGCCGCCGCTGGACATCGAGTCGGTGCGCCCGTTCCGCTCGCTGGACCGGCCCGCGCGCGATCTGTTCGACACCCCGGAACCGGTACGGGGCGGCGCCCAGAGCCTTGAGGACTTCCTCGCCTCACTGCCTCAGACCCCGCACCCCGACAGCGGCACTCTGCCGCCGGATGACCTCCCGCCCCCGCCAGGAGAACGATCATGA
- a CDS encoding TniQ family protein encodes MLLLAGESNASYLSRVAAVQGVSVDFLLGELGAGPPGQQALAPHLAEVFLSRAAVDRLAVMVQMNWPRLRRALPHLREPHLLPGQQARWDWPWQPLPHYLVPACPLCAARRGASETAVWLVRPDVWTICRRHDRFSHVRQVGTQAVDVRRLPETVRAHRVRLRLERQWGSAGAFLSADAFAIVGWWWRRCLFGPVWQDRARRAHLQLTDPGTAWLLLYPEAVQMARLLLRHERRRAVTPASQWGRAEAELAAAGSELAAAAGVSAGRWQVPVAEWLALHHRCDAPARMEGFVPGRDGPAPCVSAVVHHSSNEQGALEDRCCLPWEWSDPSAPV; translated from the coding sequence GTGCTGCTGCTGGCGGGCGAGTCCAACGCGTCGTATCTGTCCCGGGTGGCCGCCGTGCAGGGGGTGTCGGTGGACTTTCTGCTCGGCGAGCTGGGTGCGGGCCCGCCCGGGCAGCAGGCACTGGCGCCGCATCTGGCTGAGGTGTTCCTCAGCCGTGCCGCCGTCGACCGGCTGGCGGTGATGGTGCAGATGAACTGGCCGCGGCTGCGCCGGGCGCTGCCGCATCTGCGGGAGCCGCATCTGCTGCCGGGACAGCAGGCCCGGTGGGACTGGCCCTGGCAGCCGCTGCCGCACTATCTGGTGCCCGCCTGTCCTCTGTGCGCGGCCCGGCGCGGCGCATCCGAGACGGCAGTGTGGCTGGTGAGGCCGGATGTGTGGACGATCTGCCGGCGACACGACCGGTTCAGCCACGTCCGGCAGGTAGGCACACAAGCGGTCGATGTGCGGCGGCTGCCGGAGACGGTGCGCGCCCACCGCGTGCGGCTGCGCCTGGAGCGGCAGTGGGGGTCGGCAGGGGCGTTCTTGTCCGCAGATGCCTTCGCGATCGTCGGATGGTGGTGGCGTCGTTGCCTGTTCGGGCCGGTGTGGCAGGACCGGGCGCGGCGGGCGCACCTGCAGCTGACGGATCCCGGCACGGCATGGCTGCTGCTGTATCCCGAAGCGGTGCAGATGGCCCGGCTACTGCTGCGCCATGAGCGACGGCGTGCCGTGACGCCGGCCTCACAGTGGGGTCGGGCCGAGGCCGAACTGGCGGCAGCCGGGTCCGAGTTGGCCGCGGCGGCGGGGGTGTCTGCGGGGCGATGGCAGGTACCGGTGGCGGAATGGCTGGCGCTGCACCATCGCTGCGACGCGCCCGCCCGCATGGAGGGCTTCGTGCCCGGCCGCGACGGGCCGGCGCCGTGCGTGAGCGCCGTGGTGCATCACAGCAGTAACGAGCAGGGCGCGCTGGAGGACCGGTGCTGTCTGCCGTGGGAGTGGAGCGACCCGTCGGCGCCCGTCTGA